In Legionella sp. PATHC035, a genomic segment contains:
- the tkt gene encoding transketolase: MNLSKELANAIRILSVDAVEQAQSGHPGMPLGMADIATVLWKKFLKHNPQNPHWFNRDRFVLSNGHGSMLLYSLLHLTGYKLSLEDLKQFRQLNSKTPGHPEFGHTPGVETTTGPLGQGLANAVGMALAERVLATHFNRDDLKLVDHYTYTFTGDGCLMEGISHEACSLAGTLGLGKLIVFYDDNGISIDGNVESWFTDNTAQRFKAYHWQVIEAVDGHDMEAIEQAILKAQANTTQPTLIICKTVIGLGSSVAGSEKAHGSALGAKDVANVREFFNWDYEPFVIPDSIYQQWNHIEQGEKEEQQWLMQLNQYQQKYPQDHYEFLRRINGDLPDDWQSYSDAFLEQCRSNDKAIATRKSSQQCIEHFARLLPEMLGGSADLTGSNNTDWSGSKAITAEDFSGNYLYYGVREFGMAAIMNGLAVHGGFIPYGGTFLVFADYARNAVRLSALMQQRIIYVFTHDSIGLGEDGPTHQPVEHASMLRMTPGMHVWRPADLMETAVAWKLALEHHNGPTSLLLSRQNLPALPHGATAAELIKKGGYIILDCDGTPDAILIGTGSEVQLALAAAERVKTQGLKVRVVSMPCAERFLEQDQSYKEHVLPQNIQTRIAIEAASSAYWYQFVGLQGAVIGLDCFGVSAPAAQAYQYLGITVERIIETLEALVKKLK; the protein is encoded by the coding sequence ATGAATCTTTCCAAAGAATTAGCTAATGCCATTCGCATTTTAAGTGTAGACGCCGTAGAACAAGCTCAATCAGGACATCCAGGAATGCCTTTAGGCATGGCAGACATAGCCACTGTTTTATGGAAAAAGTTTTTAAAGCACAATCCCCAAAATCCTCATTGGTTTAATCGCGATCGATTTGTCTTGTCCAATGGGCATGGTTCCATGCTGCTTTATTCATTACTTCACCTCACTGGCTATAAGCTTTCTTTAGAAGACTTGAAGCAGTTCCGTCAATTAAATTCGAAAACCCCTGGACACCCAGAATTCGGCCATACGCCTGGAGTAGAAACGACTACAGGTCCTTTAGGACAAGGCTTGGCAAATGCAGTAGGCATGGCTTTAGCGGAGCGGGTGCTGGCAACACACTTTAATCGCGATGATTTGAAGCTCGTGGATCACTATACCTACACATTTACTGGCGATGGATGTCTTATGGAAGGCATTTCGCACGAAGCGTGTTCGCTCGCAGGCACTTTAGGTTTAGGAAAGCTCATCGTTTTCTATGACGACAATGGCATTTCGATTGATGGTAATGTTGAATCTTGGTTTACTGACAATACAGCCCAACGTTTTAAAGCCTATCATTGGCAAGTGATCGAAGCAGTAGACGGCCATGATATGGAGGCTATTGAACAAGCCATCCTTAAAGCACAGGCCAATACCACACAACCCACACTGATTATCTGCAAAACCGTCATTGGACTGGGTTCCTCAGTAGCAGGAAGTGAAAAAGCTCATGGATCGGCGCTAGGGGCAAAAGACGTTGCCAATGTTCGTGAATTTTTTAACTGGGACTACGAGCCTTTTGTCATCCCTGATAGCATTTATCAGCAATGGAATCATATAGAACAAGGGGAAAAAGAAGAGCAACAATGGCTCATGCAACTGAATCAATACCAGCAAAAATACCCACAAGACCACTATGAATTTTTACGTCGCATCAATGGCGATCTGCCTGATGATTGGCAAAGTTACAGCGATGCATTTCTTGAGCAGTGCCGCAGCAATGACAAAGCGATTGCCACCCGTAAATCATCACAACAATGCATTGAGCATTTTGCCCGCTTGCTGCCTGAAATGCTCGGTGGTTCAGCAGACTTAACGGGCTCCAACAATACCGATTGGTCCGGCAGCAAAGCCATCACTGCCGAAGACTTTTCAGGGAATTACCTATATTATGGCGTACGCGAATTCGGAATGGCCGCCATCATGAATGGCCTGGCAGTCCATGGTGGATTTATTCCTTATGGTGGAACCTTCCTGGTTTTTGCCGACTATGCACGCAATGCTGTACGTTTAAGTGCCTTAATGCAGCAACGTATTATTTATGTCTTTACCCATGATTCGATTGGGTTAGGTGAAGATGGTCCAACCCATCAACCTGTAGAACATGCGTCCATGCTTCGTATGACTCCAGGTATGCATGTTTGGCGTCCCGCAGATTTAATGGAAACAGCCGTTGCATGGAAACTCGCTTTGGAGCATCATAATGGGCCAACATCCTTGCTGCTTTCAAGGCAAAATCTTCCTGCATTGCCTCATGGAGCAACAGCGGCTGAGTTAATTAAAAAAGGAGGTTATATCATTCTCGATTGTGATGGAACTCCTGATGCCATCTTAATCGGAACAGGCTCGGAGGTTCAGCTCGCACTTGCTGCTGCAGAGCGGGTGAAAACACAAGGACTTAAGGTGAGAGTAGTCTCTATGCCTTGCGCGGAACGATTCTTGGAGCAAGATCAAAGTTATAAAGAACATGTTTTGCCTCAAAATATTCAAACCCGCATCGCAATTGAAGCGGCCAGTTCTGCTTATTGGTATCAATTTGTTGGTTTACAAGGTGCGGTCATTGGCCTGGATTGTTTTGGCGTATCTGCCCCTGCTGCCCAAGCCTATCAATATTTGGGTATTACTGTAGAGCGAATCATTGAGACGTTAGAAGCATTAGTTAAAAAACTAAAATAG
- a CDS encoding M3 family metallopeptidase, protein MSAPVGLPQFSHLDVNHFQSHLDAILKKHLEQVERLLKENPHYTWDNLMYPLDDMADELERFWSPLSHLHGVMDSPELRQCYDACLPLLSAYESAMGHNHELYEAIKSIDLHTLNPVQQKIIADSLRDFELSGVALDKEHKKRFEAIQTRLDDLTNQFEHNILDATQAFTLPIKDPARLAGLPEHALHTAKEVAAEKGLKGHVLTLEYPCYQAVMTYAEDRALREEMYQAYITRASDQGPHAGTYDNTPLIHEILALRDEKAKLLGFNNYAELSIATKMAESTQQVRDFMDDLVGRIHTQATTEFKQLEQFAAEKYQLNPVKPWDIGYLSEKRRQALFTLSQEDLRPYFPQPKVMQGLFDLVKKLYGMSIEEIKGVDIWHKDVQCYCVVDEHNNVRGYVFTDLFARPNKHSGAWMDSLQSRRRLEDGSVQLPIATLTCNFAKASANKPAMLSHEEVVTLFHEFGHCLHHILTQVDYLGASGINGVEWDAVELPSQFFENWCWEKSGLAALTAHVDTGEPLPDSLFERLIAAKNFQSAMAMLRQMEFSVFDFRIHQEYVPNRKSLVDDILADVRSKTCVVPVVPYNRFPQSFSHIFGGGYAAGYYSYSWAEVLSSDAFSRFEEEGVLNSKTGHDFLHFILEAGSSKKAAEAYKEFRGRPATVDALLRHNGIQG, encoded by the coding sequence ATGTCAGCGCCAGTCGGATTACCCCAATTTAGCCATCTTGATGTGAATCACTTTCAATCGCATCTTGATGCCATATTAAAAAAGCATTTAGAGCAGGTTGAACGTTTGCTCAAAGAAAATCCTCATTATACTTGGGACAATTTAATGTACCCTTTAGATGATATGGCTGATGAGCTGGAACGTTTTTGGTCTCCGCTGTCTCATTTGCATGGCGTGATGGACTCTCCTGAGTTGCGTCAATGCTATGATGCCTGTTTGCCCTTACTCTCCGCTTATGAATCTGCGATGGGGCATAACCATGAGTTGTATGAAGCCATTAAATCAATCGATCTCCATACTTTGAATCCTGTGCAGCAAAAAATAATTGCTGATAGTTTGCGTGATTTTGAATTATCGGGCGTTGCTTTGGATAAAGAACATAAAAAGCGATTTGAAGCAATTCAGACACGTCTTGACGATCTGACCAATCAATTTGAACACAATATTTTGGATGCAACTCAAGCTTTTACGTTACCTATTAAAGATCCCGCACGTTTGGCAGGACTTCCAGAGCATGCGCTGCATACTGCTAAAGAAGTTGCCGCAGAAAAAGGCCTCAAAGGACATGTGCTGACCCTGGAGTACCCCTGTTATCAAGCCGTGATGACCTATGCGGAAGATCGCGCATTACGTGAAGAAATGTACCAAGCGTACATTACCAGAGCCTCAGATCAGGGCCCACATGCGGGTACTTATGACAATACGCCCTTGATTCACGAAATTTTGGCATTACGCGATGAAAAAGCCAAGCTGTTAGGTTTTAATAACTATGCAGAGCTTTCAATCGCAACAAAAATGGCTGAATCAACCCAGCAAGTCCGCGATTTTATGGACGATTTGGTGGGCAGAATACATACTCAGGCAACTACTGAGTTTAAACAGTTGGAGCAATTTGCTGCAGAAAAATATCAGCTCAATCCAGTTAAACCTTGGGATATTGGCTATTTGTCTGAAAAACGCAGACAAGCTTTATTTACTCTATCACAGGAGGATTTGCGTCCTTATTTCCCTCAACCCAAAGTCATGCAGGGACTATTTGATTTAGTTAAAAAGCTGTACGGCATGTCGATTGAAGAAATCAAGGGCGTTGATATTTGGCATAAAGACGTACAATGCTATTGCGTCGTCGACGAACACAACAATGTTCGTGGTTATGTGTTTACCGATTTATTTGCCAGACCCAACAAACACAGTGGTGCATGGATGGATTCATTGCAAAGCCGCAGAAGGTTGGAAGATGGTAGCGTCCAGTTACCCATTGCGACATTGACCTGTAATTTTGCCAAGGCATCAGCCAATAAGCCTGCGATGCTCTCCCACGAAGAGGTGGTGACCTTATTCCACGAATTTGGTCATTGCTTGCATCACATTTTAACTCAGGTCGATTACCTCGGCGCCTCAGGCATTAATGGCGTGGAATGGGATGCGGTGGAATTACCCAGCCAATTTTTTGAAAACTGGTGTTGGGAGAAAAGCGGCTTGGCTGCTTTAACTGCACATGTGGATACTGGGGAGCCACTCCCTGATTCACTTTTTGAACGTCTGATTGCCGCCAAAAATTTCCAATCCGCTATGGCCATGTTACGGCAGATGGAGTTTTCAGTATTTGATTTTCGTATTCATCAGGAATATGTTCCGAATCGTAAATCATTGGTTGATGACATTCTGGCTGACGTACGTTCTAAAACCTGTGTGGTGCCTGTGGTTCCTTACAATCGTTTTCCCCAGAGTTTTAGCCATATCTTTGGCGGTGGATATGCTGCAGGCTACTACAGTTACAGTTGGGCCGAAGTGTTATCCAGCGATGCTTTTTCCCGTTTTGAAGAAGAAGGCGTATTAAATTCCAAAACAGGACATGATTTCCTGCATTTTATATTGGAGGCAGGCAGTTCGAAGAAAGCCGCTGAGGCGTATAAAGAGTTCAGAGGCCGTCCTGCAACGGTGGATGCTTTGCTACGCCACAATGGCATTCAGGGTTAA
- the pyk gene encoding pyruvate kinase has product MLRQTKIVATLGPSSSDPITLRAMLTAGVDVVRINFSHADSSALQLIALVRGIAEELNCPVAVMADLQGPKIRIGRFQNKSIALIEGQAFTLDCDAPDRLGNHDEVSVAYPSLARELAPGDHLLLNDGLIELEVKTIAGSKIHCIVIEGGTLSDLKGLNRKGGGLAARTMTDKDKRDLHTAIEAEVDYISLSFVKDAEDIRHTRALITEFGKKIPIIAKIERTEALEFLTEIIQEADAIMVARGDLGVEVGAAEVPAIQKHIIGEARRLDKVVITATQMMESMINHPQPTRAEVSDVANAILDGTDAVMLSAETASGQFPVKVLAMVNKICLSAEKHANFYYHSSEETCHYQRADQAIAMATMHAANHFPIQAIITLTESGDTALWISRQQSAVPIIAVSANKRTIGRLCLVHNVFPVFMDYHQFASETLNQQVLEELIQSGHLEKERFVLLTRGRVIGSAGGTNSMEIIRV; this is encoded by the coding sequence ATGTTAAGACAAACTAAAATCGTTGCCACCTTAGGACCATCCAGTAGCGATCCAATCACACTCCGTGCCATGTTAACCGCTGGTGTTGACGTGGTACGCATTAACTTCTCCCATGCCGATTCCTCTGCATTGCAGCTTATTGCGCTGGTTCGAGGAATTGCGGAAGAGTTGAATTGCCCCGTGGCCGTCATGGCCGATTTACAAGGGCCAAAAATTCGCATTGGCCGTTTCCAAAATAAATCGATCGCTTTGATTGAAGGTCAAGCCTTCACTTTGGATTGCGATGCCCCAGATCGCTTAGGTAATCATGATGAAGTATCTGTAGCTTATCCCAGTCTAGCTCGGGAACTGGCCCCGGGAGATCATTTATTGCTTAATGATGGCTTGATTGAATTAGAAGTCAAAACCATTGCCGGCTCTAAAATTCACTGTATCGTCATTGAAGGCGGTACTCTGAGTGATCTTAAAGGATTAAACAGAAAAGGCGGTGGCCTGGCAGCCAGGACCATGACGGATAAAGACAAACGTGATCTGCACACAGCCATTGAAGCGGAGGTGGATTACATCAGTTTATCCTTTGTCAAAGATGCCGAAGACATTCGCCATACCCGTGCCCTCATCACTGAATTTGGTAAAAAAATTCCGATTATCGCGAAAATTGAACGGACAGAGGCGCTGGAATTCCTCACTGAAATTATTCAGGAGGCCGATGCAATCATGGTTGCACGAGGTGATCTAGGCGTTGAAGTTGGTGCTGCAGAAGTCCCTGCAATTCAAAAACATATTATTGGTGAAGCCCGTCGCTTGGATAAAGTAGTCATCACCGCAACCCAAATGATGGAATCGATGATTAACCATCCTCAACCCACGCGCGCAGAGGTATCTGATGTTGCCAATGCCATATTGGATGGAACGGATGCGGTGATGTTGTCTGCAGAAACTGCCAGTGGTCAATTCCCCGTGAAAGTTCTCGCTATGGTCAATAAGATCTGCCTCAGCGCTGAGAAGCATGCGAATTTTTACTATCATAGCAGCGAGGAAACCTGTCATTACCAACGTGCAGATCAAGCCATTGCGATGGCAACAATGCATGCAGCGAATCACTTTCCTATCCAAGCCATTATTACTTTGACTGAATCAGGTGATACCGCATTATGGATATCAAGACAACAAAGCGCGGTTCCTATTATTGCCGTATCGGCGAATAAGCGAACTATAGGTCGCTTATGCCTTGTTCATAATGTGTTCCCAGTGTTTATGGATTACCATCAATTCGCCTCTGAAACCTTGAATCAACAGGTACTTGAAGAGTTAATCCAGTCAGGCCATCTGGAGAAAGAACGCTTTGTATTATTAACACGTGGCCGAGTAATTGGTTCAGCAGGCGGTACAAACAGTATGGAAATTATTCGGGTTTAG
- the dapB gene encoding 4-hydroxy-tetrahydrodipicolinate reductase: MLTRVIVNGANGKMGSLACETLENHEEFELVAQLGKQDNLAQAIEATKAQIVVDLTRADCVYQNSLTIIKHGAHPIIGTSGLLPEQIKELTALCESRRLGGIIVPNFSISAVLMMLFAAKAAEYFPEVEIIEAHHQQKLDAPSGTALKTAEMIAAARKHPKNKLNLKELIPGARGGTHRDVNIHSLRLPGVIARQQVIFGSVGETLTITDDCIDRRCFMPGIILSCQKVSGLSTLIYGLEHLL, from the coding sequence ATGTTAACGCGTGTTATTGTGAATGGGGCCAATGGTAAAATGGGCTCTTTAGCTTGTGAGACTTTAGAGAATCACGAGGAATTTGAACTAGTTGCACAACTTGGCAAACAAGACAATTTAGCGCAAGCAATTGAAGCAACTAAAGCACAGATTGTGGTTGATCTCACTCGTGCAGATTGTGTGTATCAAAATAGCCTTACCATTATAAAACATGGCGCACACCCAATTATTGGAACCTCAGGACTTCTTCCCGAGCAAATCAAAGAATTAACGGCACTATGTGAAAGTCGTCGTCTGGGTGGAATCATTGTACCTAATTTTTCAATAAGTGCTGTCTTGATGATGCTTTTTGCGGCTAAAGCTGCTGAGTACTTCCCCGAGGTGGAAATTATTGAGGCGCATCATCAGCAGAAACTTGATGCCCCATCGGGAACTGCATTAAAAACTGCTGAAATGATTGCTGCAGCACGAAAACATCCCAAAAATAAATTAAATCTCAAAGAATTGATCCCTGGTGCTCGTGGTGGAACCCATCGTGACGTCAATATCCATTCTTTACGTCTTCCTGGTGTGATTGCCCGTCAACAAGTCATTTTCGGGAGTGTAGGTGAAACATTAACCATTACTGATGACTGTATTGATCGCCGTTGTTTTATGCCCGGGATTATTTTGTCCTGCCAAAAGGTCTCCGGATTATCTACCTTAATTTACGGACTCGAGCATTTACTTTAA
- the gap gene encoding type I glyceraldehyde-3-phosphate dehydrogenase, which yields MTIRVAINGYGRIGRCILRAIFESKKQNEFEIVAINDLSAIDTTAHLTRYDTTHGRFASDVSVEGDMLVIDGHAIKIIAERNPLNLPWKELNIDLVLECTGFFTEREKAMQHITAGAKKVLISAPGKNVDATIVYGVNHHTLKASDLIVSNASCTTNCLAPVVKPLNDALGIEAGLLNTVHAYTNDQMLLDGSHEDLRRARAAAHSIIPTKTGAAAAVGLVLPELAGKLDGFAMRVPVLNVSVIDLTFTAKRETTAKEVNDIVRQAKSRILQINDDPLVSCDFNHNPASAIFDTTQTKVFGKLVKIVAWYDNEWGFSNRMLDTAQQMMSC from the coding sequence ATGACAATACGTGTCGCGATTAACGGCTACGGTCGCATTGGCCGTTGTATCTTAAGAGCAATTTTTGAATCAAAGAAACAGAATGAATTTGAAATTGTTGCAATCAATGATTTATCTGCGATTGATACTACAGCACATCTGACCCGTTATGATACAACACATGGTCGTTTCGCATCCGATGTCAGTGTTGAAGGCGACATGCTGGTGATTGATGGTCATGCGATTAAAATCATTGCCGAACGCAATCCGCTGAATTTGCCGTGGAAAGAGTTAAACATTGATTTGGTTTTAGAGTGCACTGGCTTTTTTACCGAGCGCGAAAAAGCGATGCAGCATATCACTGCTGGTGCGAAAAAAGTATTGATTTCTGCCCCAGGAAAAAATGTGGATGCGACCATAGTTTATGGAGTAAACCACCATACACTCAAGGCCTCTGATCTCATCGTTTCTAATGCTTCATGCACCACCAATTGTCTCGCTCCAGTGGTGAAACCATTAAACGATGCTTTAGGCATTGAAGCTGGTTTATTAAATACCGTGCATGCCTACACCAATGATCAAATGCTTTTAGATGGCAGCCATGAAGATCTTCGTCGTGCCCGTGCAGCAGCACACTCCATTATTCCAACCAAAACAGGTGCCGCCGCTGCAGTAGGATTGGTATTACCTGAATTAGCTGGAAAACTCGATGGGTTTGCGATGCGTGTTCCAGTTCTTAATGTGTCCGTTATTGATTTAACGTTTACAGCAAAACGCGAAACCACTGCAAAAGAAGTCAACGATATTGTACGCCAAGCAAAAAGCCGCATTTTACAAATCAATGATGATCCTTTAGTTTCCTGTGATTTTAATCATAATCCTGCGTCAGCTATTTTTGACACTACTCAAACTAAAGTATTTGGTAAACTCGTTAAAATTGTAGCCTGGTATGACAATGAATGGGGCTTTTCTAATCGTATGCTTGATACGGCTCAGCAAATGATGAGTTGCTAG
- a CDS encoding ProQ/FinO family protein yields MRKQELHPRTAVINKTQKNKSKKARTDALLWLAAHFPEAFDNSLRIRPLKIGIMDDILLHADDAAEQGISKSKLREAVVIFTRRLDYLACLKLREMRIDLHGNVVGEVSEEEAEHAAVKIKKRVEKSVRNARKVLTEKTPNPVNSTQQNTSFQAKIGQPSSPAEDHFPTYPVRSSTYNTLNAPAQPARATAVMVKSKTTRQYDPDAVARLKEKLGLSRSLEEKKEVIE; encoded by the coding sequence ATGAGAAAACAGGAGCTGCACCCACGCACCGCTGTTATAAATAAAACTCAAAAAAATAAGTCTAAAAAAGCACGAACAGATGCATTGTTATGGCTCGCTGCACATTTTCCTGAAGCATTCGATAATTCATTACGAATACGTCCATTAAAAATAGGGATTATGGATGATATCTTGCTGCATGCAGATGACGCTGCAGAACAAGGTATTTCCAAAAGTAAATTAAGAGAAGCTGTGGTTATATTCACCCGCCGTCTTGATTATTTGGCATGCCTCAAGTTGCGGGAAATGCGCATTGATTTGCACGGTAATGTCGTGGGTGAAGTCAGTGAAGAAGAAGCCGAGCACGCTGCAGTTAAGATCAAGAAGCGTGTTGAAAAAAGCGTACGAAATGCACGTAAAGTTCTGACGGAAAAAACACCCAATCCAGTCAATTCAACGCAGCAAAATACAAGCTTCCAAGCGAAAATTGGCCAACCATCGTCACCTGCTGAAGACCACTTTCCTACTTATCCGGTGCGCTCCTCAACCTACAATACCTTAAATGCACCAGCACAACCTGCTCGGGCTACGGCAGTCATGGTAAAAAGTAAAACGACACGACAATATGATCCTGATGCTGTCGCGCGTTTGAAAGAGAAATTAGGGCTCTCGAGAAGTCTTGAAGAGAAAAAGGAAGTCATCGAATAG
- a CDS encoding phosphoglycerate kinase — protein sequence MNLIQMRDIDLSGKRVLIREDLNVPIKEGIITSDQRLQAALPTLKAALDAGAAVIVLSHLGRPEEGKFERRFSMAPIAEYLQDHLDYPVRFVSDYLNGVEAKPGELVVCENVRFNVGEKNNEEQLARKLANLCDVFVMDAFGTAHRAQASTYGVAQYAPIAVAGPLLVRELDALNKALAAPQKPIVAIVGGAKVSTKLSLLRQLVTRVDYLIPGGGIANTFLKAQGFEIGVSLYEQNLLDEAREILQLAKEKGCHIPLPTDVVVGKSFSEHCPAYNKSLHNVATDDMILDIGPMTVSEYVDIINQAKTIIWNGPVGVFEFAQFAYGTRALAIAIAESDAFSIAGGGDTLAAIDLYDLNQQISYVSTGGGAFLECLEGKTLPAVAILQERAQDVKTN from the coding sequence ATGAATCTGATACAAATGCGCGATATAGACCTGTCAGGAAAACGGGTGCTAATTCGTGAAGATCTGAATGTTCCAATCAAAGAGGGGATTATTACCAGTGACCAGCGATTACAGGCAGCGCTTCCCACGCTTAAAGCTGCTTTAGATGCTGGTGCTGCAGTTATCGTCCTATCTCATTTGGGACGTCCTGAAGAAGGAAAATTCGAACGACGTTTTTCGATGGCGCCCATTGCAGAATATTTGCAGGACCATTTAGATTATCCTGTTCGTTTTGTAAGTGATTACCTCAATGGAGTGGAAGCCAAACCAGGTGAATTAGTCGTTTGCGAAAACGTACGCTTTAATGTTGGCGAAAAAAACAATGAAGAACAGCTGGCAAGGAAACTTGCCAATCTATGTGATGTTTTTGTCATGGATGCTTTTGGAACAGCGCACCGCGCACAAGCCTCGACTTACGGTGTCGCTCAATATGCACCGATTGCCGTGGCAGGCCCCTTATTGGTAAGGGAACTGGATGCTTTAAACAAGGCACTTGCCGCCCCCCAAAAACCGATTGTGGCAATTGTCGGTGGCGCCAAAGTTTCCACTAAGCTCAGTTTGCTACGCCAATTAGTCACCCGCGTTGATTATTTAATCCCTGGTGGTGGAATTGCCAATACATTTCTCAAAGCCCAAGGATTTGAAATTGGTGTGTCACTCTATGAACAGAATTTATTGGATGAAGCACGTGAAATTCTCCAACTGGCTAAAGAGAAAGGCTGCCATATTCCCTTACCAACTGATGTGGTAGTCGGCAAATCCTTTAGTGAACATTGCCCAGCCTATAATAAATCACTGCACAATGTCGCTACAGACGACATGATTCTCGATATTGGTCCGATGACCGTGAGTGAGTACGTTGATATTATTAATCAAGCCAAAACCATCATTTGGAATGGTCCTGTCGGAGTGTTTGAATTTGCACAGTTTGCTTATGGAACCCGGGCCTTGGCTATTGCTATTGCTGAAAGCGATGCCTTTTCAATTGCCGGTGGTGGCGATACGCTTGCAGCAATCGATCTCTATGATTTGAACCAGCAAATTTCTTATGTTTCCACAGGGGGTGGGGCGTTTCTTGAGTGTTTGGAAGGAAAGACCTTGCCTGCTGTTGCCATTTTGCAGGAGCGTGCACAAGATGTTAAGACAAACTAA
- a CDS encoding class I SAM-dependent methyltransferase, with amino-acid sequence MPHRWCDSAQLRKKQIESGIDITFNDVFKPIFIEMIQDLNPQKILEIGGGTGHLSLTLSEFTSQILMIEPSTGMYEVATEVLSKSNVRILKIKLEELEIKEKYDLIISHMVLHTITNIDNFFRQVTKYLNNESIFVFSIPHPCFYNQYKNIFNGDYNYMREEFKNISFTITKDEKNLITNVPYNHRPISTYINTLTKNNLNLKKMKEIYPSQEIQMLYGALWKEPRYCLFVCGN; translated from the coding sequence ATGCCTCATAGATGGTGTGATTCAGCACAGCTTAGAAAAAAACAAATAGAATCTGGAATTGATATTACTTTTAATGACGTGTTTAAACCTATTTTTATTGAAATGATTCAAGATTTAAATCCGCAAAAAATATTGGAAATTGGCGGTGGAACAGGACATTTGTCTCTTACACTGTCAGAATTTACTTCTCAAATTTTAATGATTGAACCCTCTACTGGTATGTATGAGGTCGCAACCGAAGTTTTGTCGAAAAGTAATGTACGCATTTTAAAAATTAAATTAGAAGAATTGGAAATAAAAGAAAAATATGATCTGATAATCTCTCATATGGTTTTGCATACAATTACAAATATTGATAATTTTTTTCGTCAAGTAACAAAATACCTAAATAATGAGTCTATATTTGTTTTTTCAATACCCCATCCTTGCTTTTACAATCAATATAAAAATATATTTAATGGTGATTATAATTATATGAGAGAAGAGTTTAAAAATATTTCATTTACTATTACCAAAGATGAAAAAAACTTAATAACCAATGTTCCCTATAATCATAGGCCAATATCTACTTATATTAATACTCTCACAAAAAATAATTTAAATTTAAAGAAAATGAAGGAAATCTATCCTTCCCAAGAAATTCAAATGCTTTATGGTGCTCTCTGGAAAGAGCCTAGATATTGTTTATTTGTCTGTGGAAATTAA